The following nucleotide sequence is from Pseudomonas sp. S09G 359.
GAAGACCGCGAGATGCCCAGCGCGCAATGGTTTCCCGACGCCACCTTGAATTTTGCCGAACACCTGCTGCGCCGTCGCGATGATCACCCGGCCGTGGTCGCCATTGGCGAAGACGGCCAGCGCGAGCAGCTGACCTACGCCGAACTGGCCGCCCATGTCGCCGGCCTGCAAAAAAGCCTGCGAGCGGCCGGCGTCACCCAGGGTGACCGCGTCGCGGCCTGCATGCCCAACACCTGGCAAACCCTGGTGGGCATGCTCGCCACCACCAGCCTGGGCGCGATCTGGTCGTGCTCCTCGCCGGATTTCGGCACCCAAGGCGTGATCGACCGGTTCGGCCAGATCGAACCCAAGGTGCTGATCACCTGCGCGGGTTACCGCTACGCCGGCAAGACCCTCGACCAGAGCGCCAAGCTCAATGAAATCCTCGAACGCCTGCCTTCCCTCGAGCAATTGATCATCGTGCCTTACGCACGGCCCCAGGCGCGGATCGAGGACTATCGGACCCCGGCCAATGTCTGCTTGTGGAACGATTTCTACGCCCCCGGTGGCGAGCCTGAATTCGTCGCGGTGCCGTTCGACCATCCGCTGTATATCCTCTACTCCAGCGGCACTACCGGCGTGCCCAAGTGCATCATCCACGGCACCGGCGGCGTGCTGCTCACCCATCTCAAGGAGCACGGCCTGCATGCCGACCTGTCCCGCGAGGATTGCCTGTTCTACTACACCACCTGCGGCTGGATGATGTGGAACTGGCTGGTGTCGGTACTCGCGCTTGGAGCAACCGCCGTGCTGTATGAAGGTTCGCCGTTTCACCCGGGGCCGGAGCGCTTGATCGACCTGATCGATGCGGAAAAGATCAGCGTGTTCGGCACCAGCCCCAAGTTCCTCGCCACCCTGGAAAAAGCCGGGCTGCAACCGCGCCTGAGCCACGACCTGGGCAGCCTCAAGGGGCTGATTTCCACCGGTTCGCCACTGTCGCCCCAGAGCTACGACTACGTGTACCGCGAGATCAAGGGCGAGCTGTGCCTATCGTCAATGTCCGGCGGCACCGATATTGTTTCCTGCTTTGTGATCGGCAACCCGGTGTTGCCGGTGCGCCGTGGCGAAATGCAGTGCAAGAGCCTGGCGATGGCCATCGAGGTATGGGACGACCAGGGCCAGCCGTTGATCGGCGAAAAAGGCGAGCTGGTGTGCACTCGACACTTCCCGGCCATGCCGATTGGTTTGTGGAACGACCGGGACGGGAAGAAACTGCGCGCCTCGTATTTCAGCCAGTTCCCGGGCGTGTGGGCCCAGGGCGACTACGCCGAACAGCGCCCGAATGGCAGCCTGCTGATCCACGGGCGTTCCGACGCGGTACTCAACCCCGGCGGCGTGCGCATCGGCACGGCCGAGATCTATCGCCAGGTAGAAAAAGTGCCGCAGGTGGTGGAAAGCCTGGCCATCGGCCAACGCTGGCAGGACGATGTGCGCGTGGTGCTGTTTGTGCGCCTCACCGACGGTATCGCGCTGGATGACGCCCTGGAGCAACAGATCCGCCAGGTGATCCGCGCCAACACCACGCCCCGCCATGTGCCGGCAAAGATCCTCGCTGTCACGGATATCCCCCGCACCATCAGCGGCAAGATCGTCGAACTGGCGGTGCGCAATGTGGTGCATGGCGAACCGGTCAAGAACACTGACGCACTGGCAAACCCGCAGGCCCTGGAGCAGTTTCGCGACCGCCCTGAACTGGCGTAAAGATGAAAGGTTTCAGCCCTGAGGCACTCATTTGAAGACAATGCCCCAATGCATGCTATTTTTCGAGGGGTAGTCAGCCGCTCCCGCAACACGGGATAATCGGCTTTTGTCATCTTAAAAGCGTCATGCTCAGGGCTTTTTCATGAATGGAACATCCACCGGTAGCGAAGCTGCTGCATTGATTGCACAGCTGGACTGGGCGCAAAGCCCCCTCGGTGATGCCAATGACTGGCCGCAAAGCCTGCGCACGGCCGTGGATATCGTCATTCATTCGCCAATGCCGATGCTCCTGTTGTGGGGCCACCAACTCACCCAACTGTACAACGACGGTTTCGCACGCCTGGCGGGCAACAAACACCCCGAAGCACTCGGCCAGCCGGCGCATGCAACCTGGCCGGAACTGCAGAG
It contains:
- a CDS encoding acetoacetate--CoA ligase, with protein sequence MSDILWQPSPERIANTRMEHFRRYINKHHGVDLADYPALHQWSIDQRPAFWQAIVAFFDVQFRRAPTAVLIEDREMPSAQWFPDATLNFAEHLLRRRDDHPAVVAIGEDGQREQLTYAELAAHVAGLQKSLRAAGVTQGDRVAACMPNTWQTLVGMLATTSLGAIWSCSSPDFGTQGVIDRFGQIEPKVLITCAGYRYAGKTLDQSAKLNEILERLPSLEQLIIVPYARPQARIEDYRTPANVCLWNDFYAPGGEPEFVAVPFDHPLYILYSSGTTGVPKCIIHGTGGVLLTHLKEHGLHADLSREDCLFYYTTCGWMMWNWLVSVLALGATAVLYEGSPFHPGPERLIDLIDAEKISVFGTSPKFLATLEKAGLQPRLSHDLGSLKGLISTGSPLSPQSYDYVYREIKGELCLSSMSGGTDIVSCFVIGNPVLPVRRGEMQCKSLAMAIEVWDDQGQPLIGEKGELVCTRHFPAMPIGLWNDRDGKKLRASYFSQFPGVWAQGDYAEQRPNGSLLIHGRSDAVLNPGGVRIGTAEIYRQVEKVPQVVESLAIGQRWQDDVRVVLFVRLTDGIALDDALEQQIRQVIRANTTPRHVPAKILAVTDIPRTISGKIVELAVRNVVHGEPVKNTDALANPQALEQFRDRPELA